CCAATAGAGTAAACCTTGATAACCATCTGAATCATACTGCGCGCCATTGAAATAAACAATTACCTGCAAAAGTAAACCCACGAAAACATATGTTACAAAGAGATGTTTAACTATAAAACTTTTCATATTATTTAAAATTGCTTGATGGCACAGGTTTGTACCATCCAGGATTTTTAGAAGGTTGAGCTGATGGCCTTTTTGCTCCTGTTGCATTCAAAAGACCAGAAACGTATGAATTGGAGTTATAACTGTCATCCGGCAGATACCAGCTCTGATCTCCACCACTCTCCGCTGGCAGCAAATCATAATCTAAATTGTCAGAGTAATTTCTGTCAGATTTTAATAATGAACTTATAAATTGATCCTCTGTCATGTTTTTTGGGCATTCAATAGTTTCCGAATATGTATTTTTATCCCGTTTAAGATCAGTCTTACGATTCAAGTGACTCACCAGCTTACCACCATCTTCTGGTCCCGCACCAATTGTGGCATATGCCTTGCCATCTTTAGTCTTATTATAAAACTCTGAATGTTTTGACCATTTCAGCTGATTTTTAGGAATAATGGTAATCTTTGCATGATCTTTACTAGGTATAACAGAATGCGATTCAAGACGCACTTCCAACCCCCACTGATCGACCCAGTTCACCGGATTATTGGAGACATACCCATAAAGGTTAATCCCTCCAGCTTCCGCAATCGGATCGCGGCTTATCCATCTTCCCGTGTCAGCGTCATACGCCCGGTAAAGTGTCAGGTGCAATTTGCTCTTCTCATGATAGAAATGTCCCGTGAATTTAAAGTCGGAATCCACCGCGTTACTCGTCACGAGGTTATTCGATACCCGCCCATAAGGATCATAATCCCATACCCCGCGCAAATTGCCCGTGCTGTCGGTGTGAGTCAGAGCAGAGTTTAACCGCAGGTTAGCGTAGATTATCACAGGATTTCTTTCTACCACGAAGCTCACGAAAGACACGAGGATTTTAAAAATACTTTTCGCCTTTAACTACCCCCTTGCGCCTTGTAACT
This genomic interval from Verrucomicrobiota bacterium contains the following:
- a CDS encoding RHS repeat-associated core domain-containing protein; the protein is MIIYANLRLNSALTHTDSTGNLRGVWDYDPYGRVSNNLVTSNAVDSDFKFTGHFYHEKSKLHLTLYRAYDADTGRWISRDPIAEAGGINLYGYVSNNPVNWVDQWGLEVRLESHSVIPSKDHAKITIIPKNQLKWSKHSEFYNKTKDGKAYATIGAGPEDGGKLVSHLNRKTDLKRDKNTYSETIECPKNMTEDQFISSLLKSDRNYSDNLDYDLLPAESGGDQSWYLPDDSYNSNSYVSGLLNATGAKRPSAQPSKNPGWYKPVPSSNFK